A single window of Vigna radiata var. radiata cultivar VC1973A chromosome 4, Vradiata_ver6, whole genome shotgun sequence DNA harbors:
- the LOC106759394 gene encoding glucose-6-phosphate 1-dehydrogenase, chloroplastic-like — protein MATSLYSTHCRSLATSSSSSASFQPSPFSSNPAYLQRVTFSHRFLASKVSLKSQPPSYKIPVHTQQQEGAVAASVTPVENGTSHKQLNAELLSVKSPRESLVEDGYEKDENESTVSITVVGASGDLAKKKIFPALFALYYEDCLPKHFTIYGYARSKMTDAELRNMVSRTLTCRIDKRENCNEKMEQFLKRCFYHSGQYDSQENFAVLDKKLKEQEGGRTSNRLFYLSIPPNIFIDAVKCASLSASSGNGWTRVIVEKPFGRDSESSAALTKSLKQYLTEDQIFRIDHYLGKELVENLSVLRFSNLIFEPLWSRQYIRNVQLIFSEDFGTEGRGGYFDHYGIIRDIMQNHLLQILALFAMETPVSLDAEDIRNEKVKVLRSMRPLQLEDVVIGQYKSHTRGGVTYPAYVDDKTVPVGSLTPTFAAAALFIDNARWDGVPFLMKAGKALHSKGAEIRVQFRHVPGNLYNRNFGADLDRATNELVIRVQPDEAIYLKINNKVPGLGMKLDRSNLNLHYAARYSKEIPDAYERLLLDAIEGERRLFIRSDELDAAWSLFTPVLKELEEKKIIPEYYPYGSRGPVGAHYLAARYNVRWGDLGSDIDR, from the exons ATGGCCACCTCGCTCTATTCAACTCATTGTCGTTCACTCGCcacctcctcctcttcctccgCCTCCTTCCAGCCCTCTCCCTTCTCGTCTAATCCCGCTTACCTTCAACGCGTCACCTTCTCGCATCGCTTTCTCGCTTCTAAGGTCTCTCTCAAGTCTCAACCCCCGTCGTATAAGATTCCGGTCCACACCCAGCAACAGGaag GTGCAGTAGCTGCTTCTGTGACACCTGTTGAAAATGGCACTTCTCACAAGCAGCTGAATGCTGAATTATTGTCTGTTAAGTCCCCAAGGGAGTCTCTGGTTGAAGACGGTTATGAAAAGGACGAAAATGAGTCCACCGTTAGTATTACTGTTGTTGGAGCCTCTGGAGACCTTGCTAAGAAGAAGATATTTCCAGCTCTCTTTGCACTTTACTATGAGGATTGTCTCCCTAAG CACTTCACCATCTATGGTTACGCACGAAGTAAGATGACTGATGCAGAACTGAGAAATATGGTTAGCAGGACCCTCACTTGTAGAATTGATAAGAG AGAGAACTGCAATGAGAAGATGGAGCAATTCCTAAAAAGATGTTTCTATCATTCTGGTCAATATGATTCTCAGGAAAACTTTGCAGTGCTAGACAAGAAGCTGAAGGAACAAGAG GGTGGGAGAACTTCTAATCGCCTGTTTTATCTTTCAATTCCTcctaatatatttatagatgctGTAAAATGTGCAAGCTTGTCGGCTTCTTCTGGCAATGGTTGGACCAGGGTCATTGTTGAAAAGCCTTTTGGTCGTGATTCTGAATCTTCAGCTGCATTAACAAAATCACTCAAGCAGTATTTGACTGAGGATCAAATTTTCAG GATTGACCACTATCTTGGGAAAGAGCTTGTGGAAAATCTTTCTGTCCTCCGATTCTCAAATCTCATATTTGAGCCATTATGGTCAAGGCAGTATATAAGAAATGTACAGTTGATATTCTCAGAAGATTTTGGGACTGAAGGACGTGGCGG GTATTTTGACCATTATGGTATCATAAGAGACATTATGCAGAATCATTTACTTCAAATACTAGCTCTCTTTGCAATGGAAACTCCTGTTAGTTTGGATGCAGAGGATATAAGAAATGAAAAG GTCAAGGTTCTTCGTTCAATGAGACCCTTGCAACTTGAGGATGTGGTTATAGGCCAGTATAAGAGCCACACAAGAGGAGGTGTTACGTATCCAGCCTATGTTGATGACAAAACTGTACCAGTAGGCAGCTTAACTCCAACATTTGCTGCGGCTGCCCTCTTTATAGATAATGCAAGATGGGACGGGGTACCTTTTCTGATGAAGGCAGGGAAAGCATTACACAGCAAAGG AGCTGAGATCCGGGTACAGTTCAGGCATGTGCCGGGTAATCTGTACAATCGAAATTTTGGTGCAGATCTTGATCGGGCAACCAATGAACTTGTTATCAGAGTTCAGCCTGATGAGGCtatttatttgaagataaaCAACAAAGTTCCAGGTCTGGGAATGAAGTTGGACCGCAGTAATCTAAATCTTCACTATGCAGCAAG ATATTCAAAGGAGATTCCAGATGCTTATGAGAGGCTACTGTTGGATGCCATTGAAGGAGAAAGAAGACTCTTCATACGCAGTGATGAACTGGATGCGGCTTGGTCACTCTTTACACCTGTGCTGAAGGAACtagaagagaagaagataatTCCAGAGTACTATCCTTATGGTAGTAGGGGTCCTGTTGGTGCTCACTATCTTGCAGCCAGATACAACGTACGGTGGGGTGACCTTGGTTCAGACATTGACCGCTAA